A single Acaryochloris thomasi RCC1774 DNA region contains:
- a CDS encoding methyltransferase domain-containing protein encodes MAKVGDAIQAANANWSFGGQTREQFEQHIHKSVPFYAEGHQLVEALSDFFLVEGSVCYDLGCSTGSLMVSLAERHANRQIQFIGIDCEADMAQQAQAQGQTFANIEIRHQNLIDVELEPADLIVAYYTMQFVNPKHRQAIFNQIYEALNWGGGLILFEKVRAPDARFQDMTTTLYTDFKLQQGYSGDEIVAKTRSLKGVLEPFSTAGNLGLLERAGFVDIMTVMKYVCFEGFLAIK; translated from the coding sequence TTGGCAAAAGTGGGTGATGCCATCCAGGCTGCAAATGCGAACTGGTCTTTCGGGGGGCAAACCCGCGAACAGTTTGAACAGCATATTCATAAATCTGTTCCCTTTTATGCCGAAGGACATCAGCTTGTGGAGGCGCTCTCTGATTTCTTTCTAGTGGAAGGTTCAGTTTGCTATGACTTAGGCTGCTCCACCGGTTCACTTATGGTCTCGCTCGCGGAACGTCATGCCAACAGGCAGATTCAGTTTATCGGCATTGACTGCGAAGCCGATATGGCTCAGCAGGCGCAGGCCCAAGGTCAAACCTTTGCCAATATTGAGATCCGTCACCAGAACTTGATTGATGTAGAGCTGGAGCCAGCCGACCTGATTGTGGCCTATTACACGATGCAATTCGTCAATCCCAAGCATCGCCAAGCCATCTTCAATCAGATTTACGAAGCCCTTAACTGGGGCGGCGGTTTAATTTTGTTTGAGAAAGTGCGCGCCCCCGATGCTCGCTTCCAGGACATGACGACGACGCTCTACACCGACTTTAAGTTGCAGCAGGGTTATTCCGGCGATGAGATTGTAGCCAAGACCCGCAGTCTAAAAGGAGTCTTGGAACCTTTTTCCACTGCAGGCAATCTAGGATTATTAGAACGAGCCGGTTTTGTCGATATTATGACAGTGATGAAGTACGTTTGTTTCGAGGGTTTCCTAGCCATCAAGTGA